A single window of Streptomyces cathayae DNA harbors:
- the glpK gene encoding glycerol kinase GlpK: MPDFVGAVDQGTTSSRFMIFDHSGNEVAKHQLEHRQILPRSGWVEHDPVEIWERTNTVIQNGLRAGNLSATDLKAIGITNQRETTVVWDPRTGRPYYNAIVWQDTRTDSIAAALERDGHGEVIRHKAGLPPATYFSGGKIKWLLENVDGLREAAAAGHALFGNTDAWVLWNLTGGPNGGVHATDVTNASRTMLMNLETLDWDDELLEIFGVPRAMLPVINPSSHPEAYGQARTSRPLSAPVPITGVLGDQQAATVGQVCFSPGEAKNTYGTGNFLVLNTGTELVRSQHGLLTTVAYQFAGSPAVYALEGSIAVTGAAVQWLRDQLKIITSAPESERLALSVEDNGGMYFVPAFSGLFAPYWRSDARGAMVGLARYNTGGHIARATLEAICYQSRDVVDAMEQDSGVHLDVLKVDGGVTANDLCMQIQADVLGVPVSRPVVAETTALGAAYAAGLATGFWRDTDELRSHWQESKRWSPVWSEEQRQDGYRDWKRAVERTLDWVKVT, encoded by the coding sequence ATGCCCGACTTCGTCGGCGCGGTGGACCAGGGCACCACCAGTTCACGCTTCATGATCTTCGACCACTCCGGGAACGAGGTGGCGAAGCACCAGCTCGAGCACCGCCAGATCCTGCCTCGGTCGGGGTGGGTCGAGCACGACCCGGTGGAGATCTGGGAGCGCACCAACACCGTGATCCAGAACGGCCTCCGCGCCGGGAATCTGTCGGCCACCGACCTCAAGGCCATCGGCATCACCAACCAGCGCGAGACCACCGTGGTCTGGGACCCGCGCACCGGCCGCCCGTACTACAACGCCATCGTCTGGCAGGACACCCGCACCGACAGCATCGCCGCCGCACTCGAGCGTGACGGCCACGGCGAGGTCATCCGCCACAAGGCCGGCCTGCCGCCGGCCACCTACTTCTCCGGCGGCAAGATCAAGTGGCTGCTGGAGAACGTGGACGGACTGCGCGAGGCCGCCGCGGCGGGTCACGCCCTGTTCGGCAACACGGACGCCTGGGTGCTGTGGAACCTCACCGGCGGACCGAACGGCGGGGTGCACGCCACCGACGTGACCAACGCCAGCCGCACCATGCTGATGAACCTGGAGACCCTGGACTGGGACGACGAGCTGCTGGAGATCTTCGGCGTCCCGCGCGCGATGCTGCCGGTCATCAACCCCTCGTCCCATCCCGAGGCGTACGGCCAGGCCCGCACCTCACGGCCGCTGAGCGCCCCCGTGCCGATCACCGGCGTGCTCGGCGACCAGCAGGCGGCGACCGTCGGCCAGGTCTGCTTCTCCCCCGGCGAGGCCAAGAACACCTACGGCACCGGCAACTTCCTGGTGCTCAACACCGGTACGGAGCTGGTGCGTTCGCAGCACGGGCTGCTGACGACGGTGGCGTACCAGTTCGCCGGCAGCCCGGCGGTCTACGCCCTGGAGGGGTCCATCGCCGTCACCGGCGCGGCCGTGCAGTGGCTGCGCGACCAGCTGAAGATCATCACGAGCGCCCCGGAGAGCGAGCGGCTGGCGCTTTCGGTGGAGGACAACGGCGGGATGTACTTCGTGCCGGCCTTCTCCGGTCTGTTCGCCCCGTACTGGCGCTCCGACGCCCGCGGCGCCATGGTCGGCCTGGCCCGGTACAACACCGGGGGACACATCGCGCGGGCCACGCTGGAAGCCATCTGCTACCAGAGCCGTGACGTGGTCGACGCCATGGAACAGGACTCGGGCGTGCACCTGGACGTGCTCAAGGTCGACGGCGGTGTGACCGCGAACGACCTGTGCATGCAGATCCAGGCCGACGTGCTGGGTGTGCCGGTCAGCCGTCCGGTGGTCGCCGAGACCACCGCACTGGGCGCCGCCTACGCCGCCGGGCTCGCCACCGGCTTCTGGCGCGACACCGACGAACTGCGCTCGCACTGGCAGGAGTCGAAGCGCTGGAGCCCGGTGTGGAGCGAGGAGCAGCGCCAGGACGGCTACCGGGACTGGAAGCGCGCCGTGGAACGCACCCTGGACTGGGTCAAGGTCACCTGA